TACTACTGACACGTATTGTAGCTCAGGCTCAGGCCAAGCGGCTCCCTTGCCGAGATTCGGGAGGTGCCCTCCGAACGGCGTTCAGCCGAGTGTTTGGTAATGGTGGAGCATCCCCGATCCCTGGGATGAGCAGGTTTCTGCAGCACTACGCGAACGTTACCTAATTATTTTGGAGGAAGAATTTACTGCCTATTCAACCAGGTTGGTAGTTAATTAATTAACCGACTGCGCATACAGAGAGTAGTATACAGAGCACCTTCTGACTAGAAgaggagggaaaaaaaagaagggaaACACACCATTCTGCGGGAATGAGTCGTCCGTGGCGAACTCTTGCCACGGAGCGGTGGAGAGAAGACGAGTTCTTCGCCGTCATGTTTGCCCTGTTGTTGCTGGAAGAGTTTGAGCATCTTTGAGCATGTTTTTTTGCATCAGTAGGGTGGACCCGATGGGCCGAGCCCGAGTTGCCCAGGCCGTAGTGCTCCCAATTGGCGATTGCTTGGACGTGGTTGGTGGTTGGTGCCTGTGGTTCGCTGCTCTGCCCCGCGACTGCCCTACGGGTGCTTGGTGCCGCCTTGGCGGCGGGCCACAAGAGCGGTGATGGATCTAGCGCGATCCATTTCGGGCGACTTCTCCGAACGTGCTCGCCAGGCTTGGTTGCGCAAGTTTACAACAGTGCCTGAGAGTTGAAACAAACAACCCCGGAAGGCGCCGCGAGTCGTCAGACTAAAAAGATGGAACGTGTGGGCTGGATTGAGATAGCGAGCGAGAACGCAAGATCCAATCTTTGGTTTGTAAACTGCTTCCTTTAAAAAGACGGCACAAGCCCGCACAACTAATAGAGGGCATATTTGCACTCTACACTGCTCCCGAACTACTAATTACTCAGCACGAGCAACTCGAATCAGGTCCCGCGCTGAAGAGGACACTGCTCGCCAACCTCAATTCACAACAACTCGTGCAGTGGCTCGATCCCTCGTGGACAGACCAACCACACGTCCCGACCACCCCAGCTGCAGCGCAATATATACCACGTTTCCCGTGTCGGCATCCGCATATATCGCCTACCCTCCAGATTTTTGGTACCGTGCCGTGCCATCCGCTGTCCGGGAAAGAAGGAGCCTTCCCAGAACACGACCTCATCTCCATCCTCTGCTCTTTCTCCTGCGCACCAAGAGACCAAGCCGGCAGTATTCCTCCCGAGGGATAGTACATACGTTGGAGAACAAGTAACTGCTCGGGAGATTTCTCGAGCCCGAAAAGGAATCAATTAATTAAAAATGGATCACGGCAACCATGGCGGCAGCTCTGGCCCAGCATGCAAGATCTCGGTATGCCATttccctttctttttctactTGCGATCCCACCATCTCAGCTTTTCATAATAATTACTTCCTTGCCTGTAACCTTATATTCCATGTTCATCAATTAATTAATACCCCACAAAGCCAACCGACCCTGGACCTTCCCCCTCCCGACAACCCCAattaccaccaccaccgcttCCCAATCGTTAACTTGTAGCGTAATTAATAAGCCACAAACCTCGTGACGCTCGAGACTGACAAAAACAAACAACAGATGCTCTGGAACTGGTACACGGTCGACGCGTGCTTCCTGACGTCGTCGTGGCACATCACCAGCCGGGGAGCCTTCGCGGCGACCTGCATCGGAGTGGTGCTGATGGTGGTGCTGCTCGAGGCCCTGCGCCGGCTGGCCCGCGAGTACGACGAGCACATCCAGCGCGAGTTTGCCGCCCGCGTCGCCCTGATCACGGCCGGGGCCGGTATTGACGCCGgcccggcgacggcggggaCGGCGGGGACGGCGACGGCAGGTGGTGCGAACGCGGGTCAGACGGGGAGGGGCGTCGTCGAGCCGGCGCTGCTGATGGAGGCGCCGCAGACGGTGGTGACGTTCCGGGCGTCGCCGCTGCAACAGCTGGTGCGGGCGCTGCTCCACACGGCCACCTTTGGGCTCGCCTACATCATCATGCTGCTGGCCATGTACTATAACGGGTACGTCATCATCAGCATTCTGATCGGTGCCTTGCTGGGCAAGTTCCTGTGCGACTGGATGACCCGCGCGGTCGTGATTGGA
This genomic window from Thermothelomyces thermophilus ATCC 42464 chromosome 1, complete sequence contains:
- a CDS encoding copper-transporter-like protein (hypothetical copper transporter), which codes for MDHGNHGGSSGPACKISMLWNWYTVDACFLTSSWHITSRGAFAATCIGVVLMVVLLEALRRLAREYDEHIQREFAARVALITAGAGIDAGPATAGTAGTATAGGANAGQTGRGVVEPALLMEAPQTVVTFRASPLQQLVRALLHTATFGLAYIIMLLAMYYNGYVIISILIGALLGKFLCDWMTRAVVIGGGVAGGDGGAGKRTNGGATIDEPTVCCG